The sequence below is a genomic window from Providencia rettgeri.
TAGAAAAAGCAGAATTAAAGAAACTAACGAAATTACTAAAAAATGAGGTGTAAAATGAGTATATTCAACGAATTAAAAGCCTCTTTAGAAGAAGCTGTTGAAATTAAAAAAGGCCAGCAAAAAGCTGCCAATATCACACGTTACGAAATAACTGACGTCAAAGCAATTCGAGAACAACTGAATGTATCACAAAGCGAATTAGCTCACGCACTAGGTACGAGTATCGATACCATTAAAAGTTGGGAGCTTAAACGACGAAACCCAACAGGGTTAGCGGCTAAAATACTCATCGCGATTAAGCGTAATCCAGCCCTGTTTACTGAATTAGCCGAAATCTAATCATTTCAATATTTATAAAATGAGTGGCTTTCTAATAGCCACTC
It includes:
- the nadS gene encoding NadS family protein, which encodes MSIFNELKASLEEAVEIKKGQQKAANITRYEITDVKAIREQLNVSQSELAHALGTSIDTIKSWELKRRNPTGLAAKILIAIKRNPALFTELAEI